In a genomic window of Melopsittacus undulatus isolate bMelUnd1 chromosome 1, bMelUnd1.mat.Z, whole genome shotgun sequence:
- the INHBA gene encoding inhibin beta A chain, translated as MPLLWKRGFLLVLCWIIVRSSPTPGSEGHSSVTDCPSCALATLSKDVPSSQPEMVEAVKKHILNMLHLRDRPNITQPVPKAALLNAIKKLHVGKVGEDGYVEIEDDVGRRAEMNEVVEQTSEIITFAESGSAKKMLHFEISKEGSELSVVEHAEVWLFLKVSKANRSRTKVTIRLFQQQRQPKGNPEEAEDMEDGGLKGEKSEILISEKAVDTRKSTWHIFPVSSSVQRLLDQGKNSLDVRIACDLCQETGASLVLLGKKKKKEDDGEGKEKEAGEFTGEEEKEQSHRPFLMMLARHSEDRQHRRRRRGLECDGKVNICCKKQFFVSFKDIGWSDWIIAPTGYHANYCEGDCPSHIAGTSGSSLSFHSTVINHYRMRGHSPFANLKSCCVPTKLRPMSMLYYDDGQNIIKKDIQNMIVEECGCS; from the exons ATGCCTTTGCTTTGGAAGAGAGGATTTTTGTTGGTGCTTTGCTGGATTATAGTGAGGAGTTCCCCAACCCCAGGATCCGAGGGGCACAGTTCAGTCACTGACTGTCCATCATGTGCCCTCGCCACGCTCTCAAAGGATGTGCCCAGCTCACAGCCTGAGATGGTGGAAGCAGTAAAGAAGCACATACTGAACATGTTGCACTTGAGGGACAGACCTAATATCACCCAGCCGGTGCCCAAGGCAGCACTTTTAAATGCCATCAAAAAACTCCATGTGGGAAAGGTGGGAGAGGATGGTTATGTGGAAATAGAGGATGATGTTGGAAGAAGAGCTGAAATGAATGAAGTTGTGGAGCAAACCTCAGAAATCATCACTTTTGCGGAATCAG GCTCAGCCAAGAAAATGTTGCACTTTGAGATTTCCAAGGAAGGCAGTGAATTATCGGTGGTGGAACATGCTGAAGTGTGGCTCTTCCTGAAGGTCTCCAAGGCCAACCGAAGCAGGACAAAAGTCACCATCCGCCTGTTTCAACAGCAGCGGCAGCCAAAAGGGAAccctgaagaagcagaagataTGGAGGATGGGGGGCTGAAAGGTGAAAAGAGTGAGATTTTGATTTCAGAGAAGGCAGTGGACACCCGTAAGAGCACTTGGCACATTTTCCCTGTCTCCAGCAGTGTCCAGAGACTCCTGGACCAAGGCAAGAACTCTTTGGATGTGCGGATTGCCTGTGACCTGTGCCAAGAGACTGGAGCCAGCCTGGTGCTATTGggcaagaagaagaaaaaggaagatgatggggaagggaaagaaaaggaagctggaGAATTCAcaggagaagaggagaaggagcaaTCACATCGGCCCTTCCTGATGATGCTTGCCCGGCACTCAGAGGACCGCCAGCACAGGAGGCGGAGACGAGGCCTGGAGTGTGATGGCAAAGTCAACATCTGCTGCAAGAAGCAGTTCTTTGTCAGCTTCAAAGACATAGGATGGAGTGACTGGATCATTGCACCTACAGGTTATCACGCCAACTACTGTGAAGGAGATTGCCCCAGCCATATAGCAGGCACATCTGGTTCATCATTATCTTTCCACTCCACTGTCATCAACCATTACCGCATGCGGGGCCACAGCCCCTTTGCCAACCTCAAGTCATGTTGTGTGCCCACCAAGCTGCGGCCCATGTCCATGCTCTACTACGACGATGGTCAGAACATCATTAAGAAAGACATACAGAATATGATTGTGGAGGAGTGTGGCTGCTCATAG